A genome region from Populus alba chromosome 3, ASM523922v2, whole genome shotgun sequence includes the following:
- the LOC118052566 gene encoding UPF0481 protein At3g47200-like, whose translation MDQSDEVSLDINEIANSLREQLKIKKAFSQACCIYRVPERLRKLNEKAYTPRVVSIGPLHHGKENLKAMEDHKIMYLQQFLEQNLSVSVEDLISIIKENETELRDSYAETIDLSRKDFATMILLDAVFIIMLSLNIEFYESVRRRDHIFYRPFKLVDVLFDMSLLENQLPFFILQKLFELSSGAANPENCTLTELTCGLFKGLWPDWVKEDSWKIIDSSGVLHFVDFLQKCQQPTEKHSPAKQKAFLSAPTATELHQSGVNCLVSAIKDVEVLAQNENLKNMLSRDEAVSNLFHSLVIENATSSESFLSGLCEELNLHCRKRRHKWKANLKQVYFNNPWTGISVVAATFLLVLTVIQTVCSILQL comes from the exons ATGGATCAGAGCGATGAAGTTTCACTTGATATCAACGAGATAGCCAATTCTTTGAGGGAGCAATTGAAGATCAAGAAGGCTTTCTCCCAGGCATGCTGCATCTACAGAGTCCCGGAACGATTGCGGAAGTTAAATGAAAAGGCATATACACCTCGAGTAGTCTCAATAGGCCCTCTTCACCATGGTAAGGAAAATCTAAAAGCTATGGAAGACCACAAAATAATGTACCTGCAGCAGTTTCTCGAACAGAATTTATCAGTAAGCGTGGAGGATTTAATTAGCATTATAAAGGAGAATGAAACGGAATTACGAGATAGTTATGCAGAGACCATTGATCTTAGTAGGAAAGACTTCGCAACAATGATCTTACTGGATGCTGTCTTCATTATTATGCTCTCACTGAACATCGAGTTTTATGAAAGCGTACGTCGACGTGACCACATTTTCTATCGTCCATTTAAGTTAGTTGACGTGCTGTTTGATATGAGCTTGCTTGAAAATCAGCTTCCATTCTTCATCCTCCAGAAGTTGTTTGAGCTATCCAGTGGAGCTGCCAATCCTGAGAATTGTACCCTTACTGAGCTTACCTGTGGGTTATTCAAAGGTCTATGGCCTGACTGGGTAAAAGAGGACAGTTGGAAAATAATCGATTCCTCTGGAGTCTTACATTTCGTTGACTTCCTACAAAAGTGTCAGCAGCCAACAGAGAAGCACAGTCCAGCGAAACAAAAGGCTTTTTTAAGCGCACCCACTGCGACGGAGCTCCATCAATCTGGAGTGAA CTGCCTCGTCAGTGCTATCAAAGATGTGGAAGTACTTGCTCAGAATGAGAACTTGAAAAATATGCTAAGCAGGGACGAAGCAGTGTCAAATCTTTTTCACAGTCTTGTCATAGAAAATGCTACCTCTTCAGAAAGTTTTCTTTCGGGTCTCTGCGAAGAGCTGAATTTACATTGCAGAAAGCGTAGGCACAAGTGGAAGGCAAACTTGAAGCAGGTTTACTTCAACAATCCATGGACTGGCATCTCCGTTGTTGCTGCTACTTTTCTCCTTGTACTCACTGTCATACAAACGGTGTGCTCTATCCTTCAATTGTGA